Proteins encoded together in one Salarchaeum sp. JOR-1 window:
- a CDS encoding sigma factor-like helix-turn-helix DNA-binding protein yields the protein MSEQATLATFAGPALDELTEAERDAYQSIREGEYGVREFARETDRAPGTVGNLLARADAKLGGS from the coding sequence GTGAGTGAGCAGGCGACGCTCGCGACGTTCGCGGGGCCGGCGCTCGACGAACTCACCGAGGCGGAACGCGACGCCTACCAGTCCATCCGCGAGGGCGAGTATGGCGTTCGTGAGTTCGCTCGCGAGACCGACCGCGCACCCGGCACCGTCGGGAATCTCCTCGCGCGGGCTGACGCGAAACTCGGGGGGTCGTGA
- the rbcL gene encoding type III ribulose-bisphosphate carboxylase, with translation MTGITYEDFIDLDYEPADDELVCDFRVTPASDMDMESAGSRVASESSNGTWAELQVEGGITDLSATCFDIQGDRIRVAYPDALFEHGNMPQVLSCIAGNILGMKAVERIRLLDCDWPEPLTTSFPGPQYGTSVRAELLDAADRPITATVPKPKVGLSTDQHAQIGYEAWTGGIDLLKDDENLTDQSFNRYEDRLYQSLERRDEAEEETGERKSYLVNVTASGDEMLERVQMAADAGCEFVMVDVVTAGWAAVQQVRELTEEEGLAIHAHRAMHAAFDRVPDHGVSMRALAQVARLCGVDHIHTGTADLGKLENEDTAGINEWLASDLHGLNDVLPMASGGLHPGLVPELVDRIGTNIGIQAGGGVHGHPDGTHAGAKALRQSIDAAVAGADIEEYADAHPELRTALDKWGTETPR, from the coding sequence ATGACGGGAATCACGTACGAGGACTTCATCGACCTCGACTACGAACCGGCGGACGACGAGCTCGTCTGTGACTTCCGCGTCACGCCCGCGAGCGACATGGACATGGAGTCCGCGGGCAGCAGGGTCGCGTCCGAGAGTTCGAACGGCACGTGGGCCGAACTCCAGGTCGAGGGAGGGATCACTGACTTGAGCGCAACCTGCTTCGACATCCAGGGCGACCGCATCAGGGTCGCGTACCCGGACGCGCTCTTCGAGCACGGGAACATGCCCCAGGTGCTCTCCTGCATCGCGGGCAACATCCTCGGGATGAAAGCAGTCGAACGCATCCGGTTGCTCGACTGCGACTGGCCGGAACCCCTCACCACATCGTTTCCCGGCCCCCAGTACGGGACGAGCGTGCGCGCGGAACTGCTGGACGCCGCCGACCGCCCCATCACCGCCACCGTCCCGAAACCGAAGGTCGGCCTCAGCACCGACCAGCACGCCCAGATCGGGTACGAGGCGTGGACGGGCGGCATCGACCTCCTCAAGGACGACGAGAACCTCACCGACCAGTCGTTCAACCGGTACGAAGACCGGCTCTACCAGTCACTCGAACGCCGCGACGAGGCCGAGGAGGAGACGGGCGAGCGGAAGAGCTACCTCGTGAACGTCACCGCGTCGGGGGACGAGATGCTGGAGCGCGTGCAGATGGCCGCGGACGCCGGCTGCGAGTTCGTGATGGTGGACGTCGTCACCGCGGGCTGGGCCGCCGTCCAGCAAGTACGCGAACTAACCGAGGAGGAGGGGCTGGCGATTCACGCGCACCGCGCGATGCACGCGGCGTTCGACCGCGTCCCCGACCACGGCGTGTCGATGCGCGCGCTCGCGCAGGTCGCGCGGCTCTGCGGGGTCGACCACATCCACACCGGCACCGCCGACCTCGGAAAACTCGAAAACGAGGACACCGCCGGCATCAACGAGTGGCTAGCGAGCGACCTCCACGGCCTGAACGACGTGCTCCCGATGGCGTCGGGCGGCCTCCACCCCGGACTCGTCCCCGAACTCGTCGACCGCATCGGAACCAACATCGGCATCCAGGCCGGCGGCGGCGTCCACGGCCACCCCGACGGCACCCACGCCGGCGCGAAAGCCCTCCGCCAGTCCATCGACGCCGCCGTCGCCGGCGCCGACATCGAGGAGTACGCCGACGCCCACCCCGAACTCCGCACCGCCCTCGACAAGTGGGGCACCGAAACGCCCCGATAG
- a CDS encoding ribbon-helix-helix domain-containing protein, which yields MERVTLRIPRQQIEEVERMVERGKYPNRSEAIRSAVREMLDEQQENSPKNWAKV from the coding sequence ATGGAGCGTGTGACTCTACGAATACCACGGCAGCAGATCGAGGAGGTCGAGCGGATGGTCGAACGGGGGAAGTACCCCAATCGCAGCGAAGCCATCCGGTCGGCCGTCCGTGAAATGCTCGACGAACAGCAAGAGAACAGCCCGAAAAACTGGGCCAAGGTGTAA
- the ftsZ gene encoding cell division protein FtsZ codes for MQDIVNEALENAEKEQRDMSDASSDGDEFGDPRIVIVGCGGAGNNTVNRLYNIGVEGADTVAINTDKQHLKMIEADTKILVGKSLTNGLGAGGDPSMGERATEMAQGTIKEVLGDADLVFVTAGMGGGTGTGAAPVVSNIAKEQGAIVVGMVSTPFNVERARTVKAEEGLEKLRDEADSIIVLDNNRLLDYVPNLPIGKAFSVMDQIIAETVKGISETITQPSLINLDYADMTAIMNQGGVAVMLVGETQDKNKTEEVVKDAMNHPLLDVDYRGASGGLVHITGGPDLTLKEAEGIADHITERLDASANVIWGARIQENYKGKVRVMAIMTGVQSAQVLGPSTQKQADKSRQELQDVDTNPSRDVDAQTQTGSTGSEWGAHSDGGEDEVEQNNGLDVIR; via the coding sequence ATGCAGGATATAGTCAACGAGGCCCTCGAGAACGCCGAGAAAGAGCAGCGAGATATGAGCGACGCCAGCAGCGACGGCGACGAGTTCGGCGACCCCCGAATCGTCATCGTCGGCTGCGGCGGCGCGGGAAACAACACCGTCAATCGCCTCTACAACATCGGCGTCGAGGGCGCTGACACCGTGGCCATCAACACGGACAAACAGCACCTCAAGATGATCGAGGCCGACACGAAGATTCTCGTCGGGAAGTCCCTGACGAACGGCCTCGGCGCGGGCGGCGACCCCTCGATGGGCGAACGCGCCACGGAGATGGCGCAGGGAACGATCAAGGAAGTGCTCGGCGACGCGGATCTCGTGTTCGTCACCGCCGGCATGGGTGGCGGCACGGGAACGGGCGCAGCACCTGTCGTCTCCAACATCGCGAAAGAGCAGGGCGCAATCGTCGTCGGAATGGTCTCCACGCCGTTCAACGTCGAGCGCGCACGCACGGTGAAGGCCGAGGAAGGCCTCGAAAAGCTCCGCGACGAAGCGGACTCCATCATCGTGCTCGACAACAACCGCCTGCTCGACTACGTCCCGAACCTCCCGATCGGCAAGGCGTTCAGCGTGATGGATCAGATCATCGCCGAGACCGTCAAGGGAATCTCGGAGACCATCACGCAGCCGAGCCTCATCAACCTCGACTACGCGGACATGACCGCCATCATGAACCAGGGCGGCGTCGCCGTCATGCTCGTCGGGGAGACTCAGGACAAGAACAAGACCGAAGAAGTGGTGAAGGACGCGATGAACCACCCGCTCCTCGACGTGGACTACCGCGGCGCGTCCGGCGGACTCGTCCACATCACGGGCGGCCCCGACCTCACGCTCAAAGAGGCTGAGGGCATCGCCGACCACATCACGGAACGCCTCGACGCGTCCGCGAACGTCATCTGGGGCGCGCGCATCCAGGAGAACTACAAGGGCAAGGTTCGCGTCATGGCCATCATGACGGGCGTGCAGTCCGCGCAGGTTCTGGGTCCGAGCACCCAGAAGCAGGCGGACAAGTCCCGGCAGGAACTCCAGGACGTGGACACGAACCCGTCTCGTGACGTGGACGCGCAGACCCAGACCGGGAGCACGGGCTCCGAATGGGGTGCACACTCCGACGGCGGCGAGGACGAAGTCGAGCAGAACAACGGATTGGACGTCATCCGATAA
- a CDS encoding type IV pilin: MKLSIPSIDADERGVSPVIGVILMVAITVILAAVIGAFVLNLGQDIQDTAPQASIDAVDAGEPLNENNPDTVLYLNHQQGDSIKQSNLRITVSNESGAQIADITWNSSADNWDADSNSELNISGELADGSFDAGDQLTVVEKNDENVTAGTLTVQVIDVSSGSTIATPTVRVQ; this comes from the coding sequence ATGAAACTGAGTATTCCATCCATCGACGCCGATGAACGCGGTGTCAGCCCCGTCATCGGGGTCATTCTCATGGTCGCTATCACGGTCATTCTGGCGGCCGTCATCGGCGCGTTCGTCCTCAACCTCGGACAGGACATCCAAGACACCGCCCCACAGGCCAGCATTGACGCCGTCGACGCAGGAGAGCCGCTTAACGAAAATAACCCGGACACGGTTCTGTACCTTAACCACCAGCAGGGCGACTCCATCAAACAGTCCAACCTCCGCATCACCGTCTCGAACGAGAGTGGCGCCCAAATCGCGGATATCACCTGGAACAGTAGCGCTGACAACTGGGACGCCGATAGTAACAGCGAACTGAACATCTCGGGCGAACTCGCGGACGGTTCGTTCGACGCTGGAGACCAGCTTACAGTCGTGGAGAAAAACGATGAAAACGTCACTGCGGGCACGTTGACTGTCCAGGTCATCGACGTTTCGTCTGGGTCGACCATCGCGACCCCCACCGTGCGAGTCCAGTAA
- a CDS encoding HNH endonuclease has translation MSDIPEPVRREVRQEANFGCAICGNPIIEIHHIVPRSEEEHNDPERMIALCRNHHALAGPQAEGITPDQLYEYKEDPHNSDLVDYDFYFESETPLIEFAGCKCQLRDLDKMSILSVNGDDLVTMSYSEGVLQFSARLYNQEGDLVAELNENEWTAYTEDVWDLTYNGNQFKIWHDKRDIGIEIRYDSDTDRIFMRGNFYKDGALVRATPSKIVFPGNNQVIGCTFIDCRGALALSTK, from the coding sequence GTGTCAGATATTCCTGAGCCTGTTCGTAGAGAAGTTCGACAGGAGGCGAATTTTGGATGTGCTATCTGTGGAAACCCTATTATAGAAATCCACCATATTGTTCCTCGAAGTGAGGAAGAGCACAATGATCCTGAGAGAATGATCGCTCTCTGTCGGAATCACCATGCATTGGCGGGGCCGCAAGCTGAAGGGATCACTCCAGATCAACTGTACGAGTACAAAGAGGATCCTCATAATTCTGATCTTGTCGACTATGATTTCTACTTCGAATCTGAAACTCCCTTGATTGAATTTGCAGGCTGTAAATGCCAACTTAGGGATCTGGATAAGATGTCTATTCTAAGTGTGAACGGTGATGATTTAGTGACTATGTCCTACTCGGAGGGGGTTTTACAGTTTAGTGCGAGGCTCTATAATCAAGAAGGGGATCTAGTGGCTGAACTAAACGAAAACGAGTGGACAGCTTATACCGAGGACGTGTGGGATCTGACTTACAACGGAAACCAATTCAAGATCTGGCATGACAAGCGCGATATTGGAATCGAGATCAGGTATGATTCAGATACTGATAGAATATTTATGAGGGGTAATTTCTACAAAGATGGTGCCCTAGTTCGCGCCACTCCTTCGAAGATTGTATTCCCTGGAAATAACCAAGTGATTGGCTGTACCTTCATCGACTGCCGTGGCGCTCTGGCTTTATCGACCAAGTAG
- a CDS encoding P-loop NTPase, translating to MVEVFSVASGKGGTGKTTSTLALGMALAARYDVTVVDADTGMANLLFHAGLADADTTLHDLLLGDADARVADATYERFGLRVVPCGTDLGDFRAADPTRLRDVIATLAADTDVILLDSPATLASRRAVLPIVLADRVVLVTQPTVPALSDALKVQEYAASYETDVAGVVYNRVRDEAGVERVAAQSERYFEGPILGNVPEDAAARHARRAGEPLLAHAPDSPAADAYRRIADELAVEPGSEAGVADRFRRAVVPDEV from the coding sequence ATGGTCGAGGTGTTCTCGGTGGCGAGCGGCAAGGGCGGGACGGGGAAGACGACGAGCACGCTCGCGCTCGGCATGGCGCTCGCGGCGCGCTACGACGTCACCGTCGTGGACGCCGACACCGGGATGGCGAACCTGCTCTTCCACGCCGGCCTCGCGGACGCCGACACAACCCTCCACGACCTCCTCCTCGGCGACGCCGACGCCCGTGTCGCCGACGCTACCTACGAGCGCTTCGGGCTGCGCGTCGTCCCCTGCGGCACCGACCTCGGCGACTTCCGCGCCGCCGACCCGACCCGCCTCCGGGACGTGATCGCGACGCTCGCCGCCGATACCGACGTCATTCTTCTCGACTCTCCGGCGACACTGGCCTCCCGCCGCGCCGTCCTCCCGATCGTGCTCGCGGATCGCGTCGTCCTCGTCACTCAGCCGACCGTCCCAGCGTTGAGCGACGCGCTCAAGGTGCAGGAGTACGCCGCGTCCTACGAGACTGACGTGGCGGGCGTCGTCTACAATCGCGTGCGCGACGAGGCGGGCGTCGAGCGCGTCGCCGCGCAGTCCGAACGCTACTTCGAGGGCCCAATCCTCGGGAACGTCCCGGAGGACGCCGCCGCACGGCACGCCCGCCGCGCCGGCGAACCGCTCCTCGCGCACGCGCCGGACAGTCCCGCGGCGGACGCCTACCGCCGCATCGCGGACGAACTCGCCGTCGAACCCGGGAGCGAGGCCGGCGTCGCCGACCGGTTCCGACGCGCCGTCGTCCCCGACGAGGTATGA
- a CDS encoding aminopeptidase, protein MDSRVERHAELIVEHCVDIQETDDVYVSAPAAANDLVVALHAELGKRGANPLLSWRNSAASRAYHREMDAEEYALSEHSLAVMEEADALIAIRGDENTAETSDVPPENLSAAQRANQAVQEARPDRWVGTQYPTAGNAQKAEMSTEAYEEFVWTAVNKDWDEQYDHQEQLVELLDPAKEVRIRSGDTTDLTMSVAGMRAVNDDGRKNLPGGEVFTAPVPDSVEGHVTFDKPVLYMGREIQNASLEFEDGEVVDYAADQNEDALGAVLDTDEGARRLGELGIGMNRDIDRFTYNMLFDEKMGDTVHLAVGRAIDECVPDDADIEGNQSATHVDMIVDMSEDSVLEVDGDVVQRDGTFRFEDGF, encoded by the coding sequence ATGGACTCTCGCGTCGAGCGACACGCCGAACTCATCGTCGAGCACTGCGTAGATATCCAGGAGACCGACGACGTGTACGTCTCGGCTCCCGCGGCCGCGAACGACCTCGTCGTCGCCCTGCACGCCGAACTCGGGAAGCGCGGCGCGAACCCGCTGCTGTCGTGGCGGAACAGCGCCGCCTCGCGCGCCTACCACCGCGAGATGGACGCGGAGGAGTACGCGCTCAGCGAGCACTCGCTCGCCGTGATGGAGGAAGCGGACGCGCTCATCGCTATCCGGGGCGACGAGAACACGGCGGAGACGAGCGACGTGCCGCCCGAGAACCTCTCCGCCGCCCAGCGCGCGAACCAAGCGGTGCAGGAGGCGCGACCCGACCGCTGGGTCGGCACGCAGTATCCGACCGCCGGCAACGCCCAGAAGGCCGAGATGAGCACAGAAGCCTACGAGGAGTTCGTCTGGACTGCTGTCAACAAGGACTGGGACGAGCAGTACGACCACCAGGAACAGCTGGTCGAACTCCTCGACCCGGCCAAGGAGGTGCGCATCCGCTCGGGCGACACTACCGACCTCACGATGAGCGTCGCCGGGATGCGGGCGGTGAACGACGACGGCCGGAAGAACCTCCCCGGCGGCGAGGTGTTCACCGCGCCCGTCCCGGACTCTGTCGAGGGTCACGTGACGTTCGACAAGCCTGTGCTCTACATGGGCCGCGAGATACAGAACGCCTCCCTCGAATTCGAGGACGGCGAGGTCGTCGACTACGCCGCCGACCAGAACGAGGACGCGCTCGGCGCGGTACTCGACACGGACGAGGGCGCGCGACGACTCGGCGAGCTGGGCATCGGGATGAACCGCGACATCGACCGATTCACGTACAACATGCTGTTCGACGAGAAGATGGGCGACACCGTCCACCTCGCCGTCGGCCGCGCCATCGACGAGTGCGTCCCCGACGACGCCGACATCGAGGGCAATCAGTCCGCGACGCACGTGGACATGATCGTAGACATGAGTGAGGACTCAGTCCTCGAAGTGGACGGCGATGTCGTCCAACGCGACGGCACGTTCCGCTTCGAGGACGGCTTCTAG
- a CDS encoding Xaa-Pro peptidase family protein has protein sequence MYTEVPGSEFDRRLDAVRDRIADAGVDAGVWFGATSIEYVSGFAHIQTERPVVLAVTMDEAAITVPRLEVERVSENPRLDAVYSYFDYPQGAPVETAAEMLDDLDADAVAADMDGAPGVMGYEGPALSEFVDVESQDWVARLRYAKSDTEVELIRESARWANLAHRHLAEHTEAGAHPVTVSQRASLEGSRAMLDALGDEYAVRTRGDGPVHAGYIAGEQTRLPHGHTANERLSEGDVLVTGATANVDGYHSELERTMFVGEPTDEQADYFQLMLEAQTIAIDALGPGVELAYVDDLVSEYFAEQGVAEYAQHHVGHNIGLGAHEPPYIDAGADGTMEPGHVYTIEPGIYTDTYGYRHSDTVAITEDGTDQLTYFPRDLESNTL, from the coding sequence ATGTACACGGAGGTCCCCGGGAGCGAGTTCGACCGGCGGTTGGACGCGGTTCGCGACCGTATCGCGGACGCTGGCGTGGACGCCGGCGTGTGGTTCGGCGCGACGAGCATCGAGTACGTCTCGGGGTTCGCGCACATCCAGACGGAGCGCCCGGTCGTGCTCGCGGTGACAATGGACGAGGCGGCGATTACGGTGCCGCGGCTGGAGGTGGAGCGCGTCTCCGAGAATCCCCGTCTCGACGCGGTGTACTCCTACTTCGACTACCCGCAGGGTGCGCCCGTGGAGACAGCGGCGGAGATGCTGGACGACCTCGACGCCGACGCGGTGGCGGCGGACATGGACGGCGCGCCGGGCGTGATGGGCTACGAGGGGCCGGCGCTCTCGGAGTTCGTGGACGTGGAGAGCCAGGACTGGGTGGCGCGGCTGCGGTACGCGAAGTCCGACACTGAAGTCGAGCTGATTCGGGAGTCGGCGCGCTGGGCGAACCTCGCGCACCGCCACCTCGCGGAGCACACGGAGGCGGGCGCGCATCCGGTGACGGTGAGTCAGCGCGCGTCGCTGGAGGGGTCGCGGGCGATGCTGGACGCGCTCGGCGACGAGTACGCGGTGCGGACGCGGGGTGACGGTCCCGTGCACGCGGGCTACATCGCGGGCGAGCAGACGCGGCTTCCGCACGGCCACACGGCGAACGAACGGCTCAGCGAGGGCGACGTGCTGGTGACGGGTGCGACGGCGAACGTCGACGGCTACCACTCGGAACTCGAACGCACGATGTTCGTCGGCGAACCAACGGACGAGCAAGCGGACTACTTCCAACTGATGCTCGAAGCGCAGACCATCGCCATCGACGCGCTCGGCCCGGGCGTCGAACTCGCGTACGTCGACGACCTCGTTTCGGAGTACTTCGCGGAGCAGGGCGTCGCGGAGTACGCCCAGCACCACGTCGGGCACAACATCGGCCTGGGCGCGCACGAACCGCCGTACATCGACGCGGGCGCGGACGGAACCATGGAACCCGGGCACGTCTACACCATCGAACCCGGCATCTACACGGACACGTACGGCTACCGGCACTCCGACACCGTCGCAATCACGGAGGACGGCACCGACCAACTGACGTACTTCCCGCGGGATCTCGAGTCGAACACGCTCTAA
- a CDS encoding tyrosine-type recombinase/integrase codes for MSSANLEALGPDEARQLYLEARQDELTADTREGQDYRLRAFVAWCEEEGIENMNDLNGRDLYKYRVWRREGGYTGQELRNVTLRGDLATIRAFLRFCGEVDAVGEELFTQVPLPQVSHGEDVSETTLDPDRAKAILDYLAQYHYASRNHVVLLVLWNTGCRIGALRALDLRDLDLDGDRPNAGGPAVHFVHRPDTGTGLKNDEKSERWNGISEYVAGVLRDYLAGPRHEVEDDHGREPLVTTRQGRIARSTVRDVLYRVTRPCWLGEECPHDRDPAECVATETGKMSKCPSSRSPHDARSGRVTAYRLADVPRVVVSDRMDASERVLDKHYDRRSERQRAEQRREHLEGL; via the coding sequence ATGAGTAGTGCGAATTTGGAAGCACTCGGCCCCGACGAAGCGCGCCAGCTATATCTTGAGGCCCGTCAGGACGAACTCACTGCCGATACTCGCGAGGGCCAGGACTACCGGCTTCGCGCGTTCGTCGCATGGTGCGAAGAAGAGGGCATCGAGAACATGAACGACCTGAATGGCCGCGATCTCTACAAGTACCGCGTCTGGCGGCGTGAGGGCGGCTACACCGGACAGGAACTCCGGAACGTCACGCTCCGCGGCGACCTCGCTACGATTCGAGCGTTCCTCCGGTTCTGTGGCGAGGTGGACGCTGTCGGAGAAGAACTGTTCACGCAAGTTCCGCTTCCACAAGTGAGCCACGGCGAAGACGTGAGCGAGACGACGCTCGACCCCGACCGCGCGAAGGCGATTCTCGACTACCTCGCGCAGTACCACTATGCGAGCCGGAACCACGTCGTCCTACTCGTCCTCTGGAACACCGGCTGTCGAATCGGAGCGCTTCGAGCGCTCGACCTCCGCGACCTCGACCTCGACGGCGACCGGCCGAACGCGGGCGGCCCGGCGGTTCACTTCGTCCATCGGCCCGACACCGGTACGGGATTGAAGAACGACGAGAAGAGCGAGCGCTGGAACGGGATTTCGGAGTACGTCGCCGGTGTGCTTCGGGACTACCTCGCCGGCCCACGTCACGAGGTGGAGGACGACCACGGCCGGGAGCCGTTGGTGACGACGCGTCAGGGACGTATCGCCCGCTCGACGGTTCGAGACGTTCTGTACCGCGTCACTCGTCCGTGCTGGCTCGGTGAGGAGTGTCCGCACGACCGCGATCCGGCGGAGTGCGTGGCGACGGAGACCGGGAAGATGAGTAAGTGTCCGTCGTCGCGGTCGCCGCACGACGCCCGAAGTGGGCGGGTGACGGCGTACCGTCTCGCGGACGTGCCGCGGGTTGTGGTGAGCGACCGGATGGACGCGAGCGAGCGGGTTCTGGACAAGCACTACGACCGCCGGAGCGAGCGACAGCGTGCTGAGCAGCGCCGTGAACACTTGGAGGGGCTGTAA
- a CDS encoding TIGR00269 family protein: MDCTKCDREAVMHAAYSGTHLCDTHFFESVERRVRRRVREDDLLPRDATPENPQTWVVGLSGGKDSVVLTKILHDTFADDPRVELVCLTIHEGIEGYRDASVDACAELTDDLDVRHELVTYRDEFDLEMDDVVEDDPENMAPCAYCGVFRRDILARYADEYDADKLLTGHNLDDEAETALMNIFEGNVEQVAKHFDASLGGFDDRETRPEMVPRAKPLRDVPEKEVALYAQLHDLPVHMAECPHSSEAFRGEIQDLLLSLEENHPGTRHSIMAGYEELAELAAEKYRGDEPESELDSCGECGAPTTRDVCRKCALVDAVQSV, from the coding sequence ATGGACTGCACCAAGTGCGACCGCGAGGCGGTGATGCACGCCGCGTATTCGGGGACGCATCTCTGCGACACGCACTTCTTCGAGTCCGTGGAACGCCGGGTGCGCCGCCGCGTCCGCGAGGACGACCTGCTTCCGCGGGACGCCACCCCCGAGAATCCCCAGACGTGGGTCGTCGGGCTCTCCGGCGGAAAGGACTCAGTCGTCCTCACCAAGATACTCCACGACACGTTCGCCGACGACCCCCGTGTGGAACTCGTCTGCCTCACCATCCACGAAGGCATCGAGGGCTACCGGGACGCCTCCGTGGACGCCTGCGCGGAACTCACCGACGACCTCGACGTGCGCCACGAACTCGTGACCTACCGCGACGAGTTCGACCTGGAGATGGACGATGTCGTCGAGGACGACCCGGAAAACATGGCGCCGTGCGCGTACTGCGGGGTGTTCCGCCGCGACATTTTGGCGCGGTACGCCGACGAGTACGACGCGGACAAACTTCTCACCGGCCACAACCTGGACGACGAGGCCGAGACCGCGCTGATGAACATCTTCGAGGGGAACGTCGAGCAGGTCGCGAAGCACTTCGACGCCTCCCTCGGCGGATTCGACGACCGCGAGACCCGCCCGGAGATGGTGCCGCGCGCGAAACCGCTCCGGGACGTGCCCGAGAAGGAAGTCGCGCTCTACGCCCAACTCCACGACCTCCCCGTGCACATGGCGGAGTGCCCGCATTCGAGCGAGGCGTTCCGCGGCGAAATCCAGGATCTCCTCCTGTCGCTCGAGGAGAACCACCCCGGCACCCGCCACTCGATTATGGCGGGGTACGAGGAGCTCGCGGAGTTGGCTGCCGAAAAATACCGTGGCGATGAGCCCGAGTCCGAGCTGGACTCCTGCGGGGAGTGCGGCGCGCCGACGACGCGCGACGTGTGCCGGAAGTGCGCGCTGGTCGACGCCGTTCAGTCGGTCTGA
- a CDS encoding transcriptional regulator, which produces MNEVDDAILEFYSDLGEVGGKRVALPPTAVKRHLTDELKSLDKSLSTYSRRMNKLEERGLLESPFKEGSYYRITDKGLAYLAGELDASDLKE; this is translated from the coding sequence ATGAACGAGGTAGACGACGCTATCCTAGAGTTCTACTCAGACCTCGGGGAAGTTGGAGGGAAGCGCGTCGCCCTTCCCCCAACCGCCGTGAAGCGCCACCTCACCGACGAACTCAAATCGCTCGATAAGTCCCTATCCACATATTCGCGCAGGATGAATAAACTCGAAGAGCGCGGGCTCTTAGAATCCCCCTTCAAGGAAGGGTCGTACTATCGGATTACGGACAAGGGCCTCGCGTATCTCGCGGGTGAACTGGACGCGAGCGACCTCAAAGAGTAG
- a CDS encoding zinc ribbon domain-containing protein, whose product MSKITFRADDDLVRAVESLDASKSEVMREALREYLDERAGRSERRSSDGDRGGSLDALVAERVDELVAECLGSTRGINVNVSVDGENAGLKRSNERVDAVESRESGAGESSRPCPQCGESVESDHVYCPNCGEKAGKRAFCECSGELRAEWAFCPECGRRTASAGIVDR is encoded by the coding sequence ATGAGTAAAATAACGTTCCGGGCGGACGACGACCTCGTTCGGGCGGTGGAGTCGCTGGACGCGTCGAAGAGCGAGGTGATGCGGGAGGCGCTCCGCGAGTACCTCGACGAGCGAGCCGGCCGTTCGGAACGTCGGTCGTCCGACGGCGACCGCGGCGGGTCGTTGGACGCGCTAGTGGCCGAGCGCGTAGATGAGCTCGTCGCTGAATGCCTCGGTAGCACACGAGGGATTAACGTAAACGTCAGCGTAGACGGCGAAAACGCGGGTTTGAAGCGTTCAAACGAGCGCGTCGACGCTGTCGAGTCCCGTGAGAGCGGTGCGGGGGAGTCGTCGCGGCCGTGCCCGCAGTGTGGCGAGTCTGTGGAATCGGATCACGTGTACTGCCCGAACTGCGGTGAAAAGGCGGGTAAGCGTGCGTTTTGCGAGTGCAGCGGGGAGCTGCGGGCGGAGTGGGCGTTCTGTCCGGAGTGCGGCCGACGAACCGCGTCGGCCGGTATCGTAGATCGGTGA